In Salvelinus sp. IW2-2015 unplaced genomic scaffold, ASM291031v2 Un_scaffold1772, whole genome shotgun sequence, the sequence ccatttagaacccctTCCGTAGGGGTCTACATGGGAATCcaaggggttctacatggaatccaaaggggttctacatggaatccaaaggggttctacatggaatccaaagggttctacatggaatccaaaggGGTCACATGGAtctcaaagggttctacatggatttTCAAAGGGGTTCTACATGGATTCTTCaaaggggttctacatggaatccaaaggggttctacatggaatccaaaggGGTTCTACATGGATTCTTCAAAGGGGTTCTACATGGATTCTTCAAAGGGGTTCTACAtggattcttcaaagggttctacatggattcttcaaagggttctcccgtGGGGGCAGCCAAGAACTgtttttggaactcttttttctTCCTAAGAGTATGTGAGACCGTAGAGTATTGGACCTGGTGACTCTTTAAAAACATTGATCCAGTACTGCTTCACCTGATAacacttgtttctctctctcccctccatgttGTGTCCTGCAGGTCGGGTGGTCTCCCCAGAGGATAGGGGTGTTCCTGGACTGTGATGAGAGGAAGGTGTCCTTCTATAACGCTGATGACATGAGTCTCCTGTACTCTTTTAGTAACGGCCCCAGAGGCAGAGTTCTGCCGTTCTTTAGCCCCTGTGTCAATGATACGAACCAGAAACCACAGCCCATACAGCTGCTGCACTATCCTCCTGTTGACCTGACCTGTTAGGACAGGTGTGTCAATGATACGAACCAGAAGCCACAGCCCATACAGCTGCTGCACTATCCTCCTGTTGACCTGACCTGTTAGGACAGGTGTGTCAATGATACGAACCAGAAACCACAGCCCATACAGCTGCTGACTATCTCCTGTTGACCTGACTGTTAGGACAGGTGTGTCAATGCTACTAACCAGAAGCCACAGCCCATACAGCTGCTGCACTATCCTCCTGTTGACCTGTTAGGACAGGTGTTTAATGATACGAACCAGAAGCCACAGCCCATACAGCTGCTGCACTATCCTCCTGTTGACCTGACCTGTTAGGACAGTGTTTTTAATGATACTGAACAGAAGCCACAGCCCATCAGCTGCTGCACTATCCCGCGTTGACCTGTTAGGACAGGTGTCTGAAAAAGGTGTCTgaataaaggggtctgaataacaGGTGTGTGAATAGCAGGTGTATCAGACTGGTGTATCAATGACTACAGTCAGAAACCATATCCATATATGCTCCGACAAGAGCTCNNNNNNNNNNNNNNNNNNNNNNNNNGCTCACGGCTGGCTAGTACAGGATAGCATGCCCCACGGCTGGCCTTAGTTACGGATGCATGGCCCCacggctggcctagttacaggatgCATGCCCACgctggcctagttacaggatgCATGGCCCacggctggcctagttacagaGTGCATGCCCCacggctggcctagttacaggatgCATGGCCCCacggctggcctagttacaggatgCGTGCCAAAATGGCCCacggctggcctagttacaggatgCGGTGCCAAATGGCCCCACGGCTGGCCTAGTTACGTGCATGGCCCCACGGCTGGCCTAGTTACGTGCGGTCAATGGGCCCACGGCTGGCTAGTTACAGGATGCGTGCCAAATGGCCCCACGGCTGGCCTGTTTACAGGATGCATGGCCCCACGGCTGGCCTAGTTAAGGATGGCCCCacggctggcctagttacaggatgCGTGTCAAATGGCCCCacggctggcctagttacaggatgCGTGCCAAATGGCCCacggctggcctagttacaggatgCGTGTCAAATGGCCCCacggctggcctagttacaggaCGTGCAAATGGCCCacggctggcctagttacaggatgCGTGCAAATGGCCCacggctggcctagttacaggatgCGTGCAAATGGCCCCacggctggcctagttacaggatgCGTGCCAAATGGCCCCacggctggcctagttacaggatgCGTGCCAAATGGGCCacggctggcctagttacaggatgCGTGCAAATGGCCCCacggctggcctagttacaggatgCGTGCCAAATGGCCCCACGGCTGGCTAGTTACAGGATGCGTGCCAAATGGCCCCACGGCTGCCTAGTTACAGGATGCGTGCCAAATGGCCCacggctggcctagttacaggatgCGTGCCAAATGGCCCacggctggcctagttacaggatgCGTGTCAAATGGCCCAggctggcctagttacaggatgCGTGTCAAATGGCCCACGGCTGTGTTTACAGGATGCGTGCAAATGGCCCAGGTGGCTAGTTACAGATGCGTCCAAATGGCCCCACGGCTGGCTAGTTACAGGATGCGTGCCAAATGGCCacggctggcctagttacaggatgCGTGCAAATGGCCCACGGCTGGCCTAGTTACGGATGCGTGCAAATGGCCCacggctggcctagttacaggatgCGTGCCAAATGGCCCacggctggcctagttacaggatgCGTGCCAAATGGCCCacggctggcctagttacaggatgCGTGCCAAATGGCCCCacggctggcctagttacaggatgCGTTGCCAAATGGCCCCACGGCTGGCTAGTTACAGGATGCGTGTCAAATGGCCCCACGGCTGGCCTAGTTTACAGGATGCGTGCAAATGGCCCacggctggcctagttacaggatgCGTGTCAAATGGACACCacggctggcctagttacaggatgCGTGTTCAAATGGCCCCACgctggcctagttacaggatgCGTGCAAATGGCCCacggctggcctagttacaggatgCGTGCCAAATGGCCCCacggctggcctagttacaggatgCGTGCCAAATGGCCCCacggctggcctagttacaggatgCTGCCAAATGGCTCCCACGGCTGGCCTAGTACAGGATGCGTGCCAAATGGCTCCCacggctggcctagttacaggatgCGTGTCAAATGGACACCACGGCTGGCCTGCACGcatcctgtaactaggccagccgtGGGGCCATGcatcctgtaactaggccagccgtGGGGGGGTCTTACCAGGTTTGAGAGACTTGAACATCTTCCTCCACGTAATGTATTGTAGCGGTGCCATGTATCTACTGCTGAAGCCATTCAAGTCTAGCTCTGGTCCTGGTTCCACGTCTATTGGAGGCCTGGTGAAGAAAGAAAACATGCTCTCTTTACATTCTGTTAAATTGCTTTGTGAAaactgctgatttaaaaaaaaaggcaacataaaatacatgtgattgatggACATTTCTATTAAATGCCtcacaaattgcaccctatttcctacgtagtgcactacttttgaccggagcctaTTCTCTTaattagtgcactagttttgtaTGAGCAACGGTCAAACGGAGGGCACTATAAAGCCTTTGTGCTCTTTGAGTCAcaaatctttatttttattacattgtttGAAAACAAACATGTTAGTTAGTGAAGAGGTTCAACACTGTTGGCCATGACATCAGAGGGGGAGGAGTCCGAGAATCACTCACCGTAGCTGTGgaaactgcagagagagagagagaagaagaaatcaGGGTGAGATATTAGCTACTAATtcaaggtgtaaaaaaaaagaaaaaaaaaggatatATTCAGATCCAAAACCCTACTGCAGGGACTGCTGCCCTTAGACTAGTGGAAATCTGTACTGTGGTCTGATGTGtctaaatttgatatttttggttccaaccactgtgtctttgtgagacgcagagtaggtgaacggatgatctatgcatgtgtatttcccaccgtgaagcatggaggaggaggtgtgatggagtggtggtgctttgctggtgacttctaaataaatccagacattcaagtcacacttaaccagcattgctaccacagcattctgcagtgatatgccatacCATTTGGTttggccttagtgggactatcattcatttttttcaacaggacaatgacccaacacctccaggctgtgtaagggctattttaccaagaaggagagtgatgagtgctgcatcagatgacctggcatccacaaatCACCAAACTtacacccaattgagatggtttgggattagtcgGMccgcagagtgaaggaaaagcagccaaaaaKTActcggcatatgtgggaactctttcaaRactgttggaaaagcattccaggtgaagctggttgagagaataccaagaatgtgcaaagctgtcatcaaggcaaagggtggctattccTTTTCTATTAGTCACATATACTCCTACTTGGGATTTCTATAAGCCCTGAAGAACTCTTCAATACCTCTACTAGTCCAGTCTGGTACGTGGTGGTAGCAGCCTCATGCAGGAGTCTCATACTGTGATCCAGCTGACTGACAGCCTCTCTGACGGCCGCCATGTGGCGCTGCAGCTGTTCCAGAGCCGCCTCCTGCTCCCTCCGCAGCCGTTCCAACACACACGCCTCCTCCTCCGCAAGGAAGGCCTGCATCGCCTGGAACTCCCCCTGGATACGCAGCTGCAGCTCATAGCCAATTCTctacagacagaggggagagatgagtcacttagaaatgttcttgtttttaaaagagaagcaattttttttgtccattaaaatcccaaattgatcagaaatacattgtagacatagttgatgttgtaaatgactattgtagctggaaacggctgatgtttaatggaatatctacataggtgtacagaggcccattatcagcaaccatcactcctgtgttccaatgggacgttgtgttagctaatccaagtttatcattttaaaaggccaattgatcattagaaaccccttttgcaattgttagcacagctgaaaactgttgctctgattaaagaagcaataaaaactggccttcatcagactagttgagtatctggagcatcagcatttgtgggttcgattacaggctcaaaatggccagaaacaaagacctttcttctgaaacttgtcagtctattcttgttctgagaaattaaggctattccatgagagaaattgccaataaactaaagatctcgtacaacactgtgtactactcccttcacagataGTTAACTGTAGCTATAAAACGAAATAGTCGGACAGTCTTATATatattacaccacacacacacaagctccagtaatttattgggtaaacggACAACATTTCGGCATCACTGTACCTTCTTCAGACCCTGAAGTCAGTGATGCTGAAACATTGTTGGTTTATCCAATAATAACTGAGTTTGTATTATATTAGTGATTCACTTCTAACCTTCCTTGACTTTCACTAAAGATTTGGTTCAGCCTTGTACGTGTGCAGTAACAGCCTTGTACGTGTGCAGTACAGCTTGTACGTGTCGTAACAGCCTTGTAGGTTGCAGTAACAGCCTTGTACCGTGTGCAGTACAGCTTGTACCGTGTGCAGTAACAGCCTTGTACCGTGTGCATGCAGTAACAGCCTTGTACGTGTGCAGTAACAGCCTTGTACCGTGTGCAGTAACAGCCTTGTACGTGTGCAGTAACGCTTGTCCGGTGCAGTAACAGCTTGTCCGTGTGCAGTAACAGCCTTGTACCGTGTGCAGTAACAGCTTGTACCGTGTGCAGTAACAGCCTTGTACCGTGTGCAGTAACAGCCTTGTACGGTGTGCGTAACAGCCTTGTACCGTGTGCAGTAACAGCCTTGTACCGTGTGCAGTAACAGCCTTGTACGGGTGTGCAGTAACAGCCTTGTACCGTGTGCAGTAACAGCCTTGTACGTGTGGCAGTAACACCTTGTACGTGTGCAGTAACAGCCTTGTACCGTGTGCAGTAACAGCCTTGTACCGTGTGCAGTAACAGCCTTGTACGTGTGCGTAACAGCTTGTACCGTGTGCAGTAACAGCTTGTACCGTGTGCAGTAACAGCCTTGTACCGTGTGCAGTAACAGCCTTGTACCGTGTGAGTAACAGCTTGTACGTGTGCGGTAACGCTTGTACCGTGTGCGGTAAACA encodes:
- the trim105 gene encoding zinc-binding protein A33, which translates into the protein MSAAAPNSKTQSSLREDLTCAICCDLFTEPVMLACMHHFCKRCISTYWRGTQTPVSCPQCRKEFTTKHFQTNYLVTAMVEKVRASTSDCYVQNIQKQQKDSLEAHRQRREDFITVLNRDKDKMESIKRIGYELQLRIQGEFQAMQAFLAEEEACVLERLRREQEAALEQLQRHMAAVREAVSQLDHSMRLLHEAATTTYQTGLVEFPQLRPPIDVEPGPELDLNGFSSRYMAPLQYITWRKMFKSLKPGKTPPRLA